The Desulfococcus multivorans DNA window GCCTTATCTCAACTTCCGACTTCCATGATGGTGACCGAATAGATACGGCCTGTGAAAATCGAAAGTTGAAGCCTTCAACATAAAAAAAGAGATGGTATTTTTCAGTCCTGTTTTATAGACTTTGAAACATGATGTCTGGTACCGACGACAACGCACCAAGGCCGTCAATTATGATGAAAAAACCATTTCATGTCGAACAGGATGGGTATGAAATTGATTTACATCGCAGCATTCGTAAGCTTTGTTTCAGGGGCATTCGGCTATATCATCGTTCGCTTCTGGGTGATTCCCATCACCCGCTACCGAAAACACAAACAGGGCGTCGCCGCCACCCTGTCCCGATACGCAGACGCGCGAACGTCGGAAAACGCCGGCGACGCCATAACCGAGGATTTTTCGGCTGCCCTCCGCAAACATGCCGCCGACCTGTCCGACGCCTTCAATCTGGATGTCCCTCACTGGTACCGGATGCTGCTGAAAAGCCGGGGAGAGTCTCCCATCGATGCCGCCCGCCTTCTCATGAAACTGGCCAATACCCGGATCGCCGCTCACAGAGAACGACAGATCGACCGCATCAGGGATGCATTGAGATTGTAACCGGATATGGTGTTCAGGAAAACCCTTTTCTTGAAGCGTATCGACAATCGATGGTCATGGCATGTCGGGAAAGGGTCGATGATCTCGTCAGGTCGTACCAAGGTGGACCGTGAAGTTCGTTGGCTTCACGTCCAATGGACGATGCCGATCAGTTGACGTGGGTGAGTTGTGTCAGTTTCCCTTCAATACGGACCGGATCAACCGCGACGGGGTGATTATCCTGGTCACGATCTTCCTGTCCTGTTTCTTTTGCCTGTTCTTCCCGAAAACCTTCCATCCATTTCAGCTGACGATAGAACCTGGCTACCCTGCCGATGTAATCCCGGGTCTCCCTGAACGGCGGAATACCATTGTGGCGTTCAACATTTCCGGGACCGGCGTTATAACCGGCAAGGGCATGTCTTACCCTGCCGTTGAACTGATTGAGGAGCATACGAAAGTATCGGGTTCCACCCATGATGTTTTCGTAGGGATCAAAGGGGTCGCTGACATTCATGAGTTTTGCCGTATCCGGCATCAACTGCATCAGCCCTTGAGCCCCTTTGATCGATATCGCCTTACAATCAAAATTGGATTCGGCCTTGATGATCGATTTTACCAGGCAGAAGGGAATATCGTAGGATTGAGCGGCAATGGCAATGTAATCATCGTAGATATCGGTACCTGAAAACGACGTGACCCCGGCATATTGCACGTCGGACGTCAATGCGGATTCAATGGAAACGGAGGGTGCATCGGACGGATCATTCGGCGGCGATTCGGTATCCCCCTTGATAAAAATCTCATACCGTTCGGAGGTGGGCACATTGGTAAAATGCATCACCCCGCTGTCGTCAACATACCTGTATATATCCGCACGCAGGTCTGTTACGGAAGTGCCCAGCAGCCACAGGACGCACAGTCCGGGAAAATAGAAACGTTTGATGCGTCTTATCAGGATCATAGTCAACGCGATTCCCTGAATTTGAACCGGTTAAGGCTTCTGAACGTCAATGGTCATAATTTCTATTATACGATTTGAAACAAATCAAGCGAAAAATAAGTCATCCTTTTTTCGCCATACGGTCTGCTGTCGGTATTCCTGATATTTTCGGATCAAAAACCGTCCCGGAAAATCCGGCCTGGAAAGATAAGGCACCAGGCTGTCGACCACGGATTGAAACAAACCGTCCGTCACCGGCTTGAGATCCGATGCATCCACAAAATTTCGTTCCAATACCTTCTCAAAAAGAACCGGATCGCCAAGCGCTTCGCTGATGTCGTTTCGGGTCATTCCAGCCCTCGACAACATTTCAGGATCCGGAAAATCGACGGGCACCGCCACATTCGCGATGCACGCCACCTGCCATCGATCCGCGGCGATTTTCCTGGATCCGTCATACAATTTCAATGTAAGCCCGTTATCCAGGGATAGAGTATCCACCAGTCGTCTTTCCATAACCATCTCCAAATTCCGGTCTGCACCGGATCGTCATCTCCTGTTTACAAAATTACAGCCTATAGGGTGATGCTTTTATGATATGTCTCTTTGCGGAATCGCCGGACTTCGATGCGGTGCTTATACCAAGTTTTGAATGTTTTTAAAACAGCCTTGTCCATAAAAAGAGAAGGGATCTGTCAAACCACGCTTTCAGGATCTCGGGAGCAATCCGAAAGCAATGAGAGTCCGGTCAGGCTTTTTTGATTTCAACTGTCATGACGGTGACCAGATAGAGGTGTCGGGAGGATACGGCCGAGCCCATTCAGCGGTAAGCTTCAGCGGCACTTGAACGAAACCGCGCAGCGCGTGGGCCGTACCCTCCCGGCGTCTGCCTGTGAACACCGAAAGTTGAGTTTGAAGTTGTGAACATCCGCTTGTTCATAACCGTGTTACAAGTCATCGATTATTGTCACATTGTTTTCAGGTATTCAAAACTCGCGGTTTGTCGACACGATATCCACAAAAACTGATCAAACCAAAAAAGCTATTATACCAATGTAATCAAAAAGATAAAAAGTTATTACACATATGAACAGCACTAATGAATATGATAGAAGATATATAAATAGAATATTATAGGACGGTACAACCTCGACAAACATCGCTTCCTACATCGACGCCTTGGCGGCAATATCGACATCCGAAATTCCGGATTCGAGATCAGAGAGTTCAGGTGTGTTAATAGATCGGATATGTAAGTCCCTTTGGGGAAAAGGAATCTCGATGCGGTGTTTTCTGAATTCCCGATCAACGGCAAAACGAATTTCCGTTTCGACCGAGAGGCCGTTTTCAATATGGGTCCATACCCGAAGTTGAAAGAGCAGGGCGCTGTCTCCAAAATCCGTAAAAAGGACGACAGGCTTGGGATATTTGTAGACTTCATGAATGGCGCCGGCAATGTCGAAAAGGATCTCTCGAACTTTTTCGACGTCGCTCCCATAGGCAACGCCGACATTGATGGTTCTCCGGACCCGAAAATCTTTGAAACTCCAATTGGTCACCTGGCCGCTGATAAATTCCGAATTGGGGATCAAAAGAGAGGCGTTGTCGTAGGTTTGGATCAACGTAGCACGGACATTGATCTGTTTCACCTCGCCCCATACCCCACCGACCTCGACGACGTCGCCTACCTGGATAGGGCGTTCGAAGAGCAGAATGATTCCGCTGAAGAAATTGTTGAAAATGGCCTGCAGACCGAATCCCAGGCCGATGCCGAGGCCGCCGAAGGCAACGGCCATGGATTTGGAGTCGACACCCAGGACGTTCAGCACCATGAGAAATCCGAAAAACCATATGACATACGTAGTGATGACGGTGATCGAATTTTTGAGGCCGGCATTCATGCCGCTGTCGGTCAGAAATTTATCCTGAAATATCCTGGGCTAGATACGAGTCAGCACGTGGGTGACCAAAAGGACGATGGCGATGCCGAGAAGGTTGACCAGATTGATGTTTAAACTTCCAATCGGGAGCGACAATGTCATCAATTGAACGATGTTTATGAAAAATCGGGTTTTATCGACATACCAGGCAAAGATAAGGCCGATCAGGGATATCCAGAACCATGCCAGCCAACTGATCTGGATGCAAAACCATTTGAACGGTCTGTTTTTGCCGGTTAAAGCGCCGGCGGATGTGCTGCTTTTCCGAAAATGTTCATGCCATTCCCGGATCATGTGAAAAATGAGCCAGGACCAGAGGGCGATGGAGAGACTGATACCCCAGGAGATCAGCCAGTAACTCGAAAAAGCCTGGTATCCCGACAAATTGATGATGAGCCCCCCCATCGGAATGAGGTATATGGTGATCATTGCGATTTGGGTCAGTCTTTTTACGGAAGTGGCAGAGACGGTTTTTGAAATTTTTTCATTGAGTTTATGATTGAATCCCACTGACCAGACAGCCAGGATCAAATAGAAAACGATGTTGCAAATTGTGGAAATGATGCTGGTCCGGCCATATAACCAGACCAGAAATACGACGGCGAGGGTGAAATAACGGACGATGCGCATCAATAGACGAAGCCGGAGCGCCAGAGGCTCGGGAATCTTTTGTTGGACCGTCTGGTTCCAGAATGTGACGGCATCCAGACCCCATCGGGACCATAGCCAGACGAACACCACGACGAATCCGATTCCCAGCGGCGCTATTGTAGCGTAGAGGTGCTTCACGAATGCAAAAAAATAGAGTACGACGGCCGTCCATCCCAGAGGAATGGAACGGCTCGCCATACGGAGCACCAGATGGCGGCGGGGGTAATGTCTGGCGAGTTCATTATCTTTATCCCATTGGATGATTTTGCGCTTGAGCTGGAACATGATGACGAGGATTATAAGTGCGAAGAGGATTATCCCTGTGATGCGCAAACGTCCCTTGTCGAGGAGTGCCTGAACGTCATGGTTCAACTTCGAAATGATTCGGTCCGGAAGATCGCCTATATAATCGTCCAGGCGGGTGATGTCGAAGGCATCCAAACCCGGCTCACCGCGTTTGAAGAGATCTTCCTTCTTCTTTTTCGATATGGCGTTATCAAACGTGTCTTCCATGACGGAGAGCCGGTCATGAGCCGCTTTCAGCTTTTCTTCAGATGCTTCATATGTATCGACGATCTTCCGGAGCATTTCCTTTTCGGTATTGAGCAGGTCGTCAAGTGTCTCGATCCGTCGGATCAGCTTGACGGTGATCGGGGTATCGGACTTTCCTTCCCGAATCGTCGCGAGATTTTCTTGATTCAGAAGAATCTGTTCCTCCACCCTTGCGAGTTGCGTCTCCGCAGCTGTCCTTTCGTCACGGGCCTGAGCCATCATCTCGGACAGGTTCGTCATCACGGCATCGCTGTCGCTTTTGGCCTGAAGGATGTCCTGAAGATCGGATGCCGGCTCGACAAGGAGGTTGGCATGGGCTGTTTGTTGGAGGGATGCGGCCCTCAGCAGGATATCGATCGTCTTTTTGTATCGATCGAGGGCGGTGAATCGTGCCTTCAACGCCTTGATTTCGTCTGCTTCCGTGGTCAGGGCGGTTTCCACCAGTTGCCGGATATTTTCGTAAGGCACGGCGACGGTTGCATCCGAGGATGAATGATCTTCCCCGGGTGCCCCTTGAGCCGAAAATCCAAAGCCCATCTCTAACAAAGATATAATGATCAGTCCGACGATGGTGACATACATCCTTTTACAGAGCATCGTTCCTCCTTGACGGATGTCCTGGAATCCATAACAATCCGACGTTTCGACCGGCATATCGCATCGACGGTGTCAGGGGATTCTTAAATTTCGGTTTTCAACTATGGTACTCAACTATCGACTTTCTCAGGCCGGTGCCGATCACCATCATGAACGTCGACAGTTGAATATGGTAAACGGAAAGCGGCACCGGCCTATGAACACCGAAAGTTGAATCAATACCATATCGGAAAATTCAGGAAGGATACAACCGGTAACTCAACTGTATTTTCGTGATAGTGACCGGAAAGAGGGGCCGGCTTCGGCCTGTGAACACCGAAAGTCGAACATTGAAGTGTGGGCGCCGGGGGAGGGCGTTGAAAAAAGAGGGATCAGCGGCGATTTTTCGGTCAGGATGAAGCCTTGCCAAAGGTGTCTGAAAAGCTTTTGAACACCTGGGGGGTCAGCAGATCGGCAAATCGGCGACCGTTTCGGCTGTTCTTTTTATAAAAATCGATACAAGCCTCGAGAACGATCACCACCTCGTCTTCGGAAAACAATCCGGGTATTTCCGATGCGAGCCGGGGGTGTCGCCCCAATTTCCCACCCAAAAGGATCTTGTATCCCCGGCAGCGTTCCGCAAGGGTGCCCGATGGGCAGGCCCAGACGCATCGGCCGCAGGAAAGGCATCGTTCGGGGTGGATGACAGGCTGCGCCGCATCCTCCGGCAGCGCTATGGCGTCGTCGGGACAAGCTTTCCGGCAGGCGCCGCACCGGGTGCAGTCGACATCCGTCAATTTCGGTGGTACTGCGGCGATGATGCCGAAGTCCTTGATTTGGGGCTGGGAGCAGGCGTTGGGACATTCCGCCAGGGTCACCCGGAATTCATGATGGAATTTGAGGGGTCCGTTCACCTGTTTTTTGAGAAAACTCAGCAGATCGGCTTTCCGGAGCAGAGATTCGAGGCGTTCCATGAGCCGACGGGTATCCCCTGCCCGGTGGGGGCATCCTCCGGGACCGAAGCAGACGTCCAGCTGGTATCCCTTGACCTCGGATGCCATTCCTTTCAGGAATCTTGTACGGGTGCTGTTTACCTCAGCCAGACCGACCACTGATTTTCCGCCGGCCCTGGCCTCGTTTTCAACCCGATGTCGGACTTTTTTTCGGACGAAAAAAGGAACTTTTCTGATCTCCGCTTCGGCTTCCGCCGTCCATTTCATGACGATCTCCTTCCTTTGGGAATCCGGTTTCATTTGTTTACTCAACTTTCGACTTTCACAGACCGTAGCTTTCCGGTCACCGTCATGAAAGTCGAACGTTGAGTGTTTTCTTTATATCGAAGGGTA harbors:
- a CDS encoding lytic transglycosylase domain-containing protein, with the protein product MILIRRIKRFYFPGLCVLWLLGTSVTDLRADIYRYVDDSGVMHFTNVPTSERYEIFIKGDTESPPNDPSDAPSVSIESALTSDVQYAGVTSFSGTDIYDDYIAIAAQSYDIPFCLVKSIIKAESNFDCKAISIKGAQGLMQLMPDTAKLMNVSDPFDPYENIMGGTRYFRMLLNQFNGRVRHALAGYNAGPGNVERHNGIPPFRETRDYIGRVARFYRQLKWMEGFREEQAKETGQEDRDQDNHPVAVDPVRIEGKLTQLTHVN
- a CDS encoding mechanosensitive ion channel family protein — translated: MNAGLKNSITVITTYVIWFFGFLMVLNVLGVDSKSMAVAFGGLGIGLGFGLQAIFNNFFSGIILLFERPIQVGDVVEVGGVWGEVKQINVRATLIQTYDNASLLIPNSEFISGQVTNWSFKDFRVRRTINVGVAYGSDVEKVREILFDIAGAIHEVYKYPKPVVLFTDFGDSALLFQLRVWTHIENGLSVETEIRFAVDREFRKHRIEIPFPQRDLHIRSINTPELSDLESGISDVDIAAKASM
- a CDS encoding coiled-coil domain-containing protein; this translates as MLCKRMYVTIVGLIIISLLEMGFGFSAQGAPGEDHSSSDATVAVPYENIRQLVETALTTEADEIKALKARFTALDRYKKTIDILLRAASLQQTAHANLLVEPASDLQDILQAKSDSDAVMTNLSEMMAQARDERTAAETQLARVEEQILLNQENLATIREGKSDTPITVKLIRRIETLDDLLNTEKEMLRKIVDTYEASEEKLKAAHDRLSVMEDTFDNAISKKKKEDLFKRGEPGLDAFDITRLDDYIGDLPDRIISKLNHDVQALLDKGRLRITGIILFALIILVIMFQLKRKIIQWDKDNELARHYPRRHLVLRMASRSIPLGWTAVVLYFFAFVKHLYATIAPLGIGFVVVFVWLWSRWGLDAVTFWNQTVQQKIPEPLALRLRLLMRIVRYFTLAVVFLVWLYGRTSIISTICNIVFYLILAVWSVGFNHKLNEKISKTVSATSVKRLTQIAMITIYLIPMGGLIINLSGYQAFSSYWLISWGISLSIALWSWLIFHMIREWHEHFRKSSTSAGALTGKNRPFKWFCIQISWLAWFWISLIGLIFAWYVDKTRFFINIVQLMTLSLPIGSLNINLVNLLGIAIVLLVTHVLTRI
- a CDS encoding 4Fe-4S dicluster domain-containing protein, translated to MKWTAEAEAEIRKVPFFVRKKVRHRVENEARAGGKSVVGLAEVNSTRTRFLKGMASEVKGYQLDVCFGPGGCPHRAGDTRRLMERLESLLRKADLLSFLKKQVNGPLKFHHEFRVTLAECPNACSQPQIKDFGIIAAVPPKLTDVDCTRCGACRKACPDDAIALPEDAAQPVIHPERCLSCGRCVWACPSGTLAERCRGYKILLGGKLGRHPRLASEIPGLFSEDEVVIVLEACIDFYKKNSRNGRRFADLLTPQVFKSFSDTFGKASS